The proteins below are encoded in one region of Silene latifolia isolate original U9 population chromosome 2, ASM4854445v1, whole genome shotgun sequence:
- the LOC141641877 gene encoding uncharacterized protein LOC141641877 — protein MTETEASTEKIGPRRWTVEEDTVLVNLLSSLHLDGRWKAEDGFKSGYLVHLEKLISEKLPDSGLKATNIESRLGYLRKRFNALLDIKLKGSGFGWDDDLKMVTGDRKLYEGWCKEEVPKFSDITVLDTRILHTALLRF, from the exons ATGACTGAAACTGAAGCTAGTACTGAAAAGATCGGTCCGAGAAGGTGGACTGTGGAGGAAGATACTGTGTTGGTGAATTTGTTGTCATCCTTGCATTTGGATGGAAGATGGAAGGCTGAGGATGGGTTCAAGTCTGGGTATTTGGTTCATTTGGAGAAGTTAATTTCAGAAAAATTGCCAGATTCTGGACTTAAAGCAACTAACATCGAATCAAGGCTTGGTTATCTCAGAAAACGGTTTAATGCATTGCTTGATATAAAACTGAAGGGCAGCGGATTTGGATGGGATGATGATTTAAAGATGGTAACCGGTGACCGCAAATTGTATGAAGGATGGTGTAAG GAAGAGGTTCCTAAGTTCAGTGATATTACTGTCTTAGACACTCGGATACTACACACTGCTTTGCTTAGATTTTAA